The following is a genomic window from Flavobacteriales bacterium.
CTTAGGATTCATTTTCCTACTTGCCGGTCTGGCCATCATCCTGTTCCTTTCCTATGCCTACCTGGATGGAAGTCTCTTGCAAGTAGATGGGCAGCAGTGGGAGTGGGGATTGAAAGAACTTCAGACCGGTCTGTTCACCAGCAACCTCCATTCGTACATGTTCATCACCGGACTCATCTTATTTGTAATGGTGCCTTTGATCGCTCTGGTACTATTAGGCATCCGCCTGCTCTTCCGAGTACAATTCAGCGGCAAAGGCGTGGTGCCTGTGATGTTCACCCTATGGCTGATCGGTCTGGTGACATTGGCCATCTCAGGTATCGGTCTGGGAAAAGAATTCGCTAATGATGAAGGTGTGTCCGAATATCATCGCGTCCAATTGACTGGAGATACGCTGTATCTGGATGTCAATGATGACATCGTATTCTCCAATGCGGTGAGATGGAGACATGGACGCTTTCCCAATGAGCTTATGGAACTCAGGGATGACAGCGTGTTCTGCGGCTTCCCAGAATTGGAGATCAAACAGCAATTGGGTAAGACCTATGTTGAACTGGAGGTAGAGAAAGAGAGTCATGGCTACACATCAGAGGCGGCTTTTGATCGAGCAGATCGTGTACACTATGGCTTCGTTCAGCGTGGAGACACTCTTTACTTCGACCCATATTTCTCCTTTGCATTGGAGGACAAACTCCGTAGTCAGACCTGCGATATGACGCTGCGAATTCCCGAAGGTCAGGTCATCTATATCGGGTCACGACTGCCACGCATTCTGGAGTATGCACGCAATAAGCACGATGTGGATATAGAGGACATGACCGATAAATCCTGGATCATGACCGATGAAGGACTACGTTCAGGGACTGATACAGAGGAAGATGATCCAGACGCTGAAGATGAGGCTGAGAGCTACACAGCTCAACTACCAGCGCAACTGAAATTCGTACCTTCGACTCCGTTATTTGCACTGGATGTCAAACATGGAGATACTGAGTCAAGAAAGTGAGATCAAGGAGTATATAGAGGAGATCCTCAAGGATTTCGAACTGGCCTGTATCAGTAGGGAAGCCTCTCTTCTCGGAAGAAAAGAGGTGCTCACCGGCAAGGCCAAGTTCGGCATCTTCGGAGATGGGAAAGAACTCGCGCAGATCGCACTTGCCAAACAGTTCTTGCCAGGAGATTGGCGCTCAGGATACTACCGGGATCAGACTATACTTATGGCCCTCGGCCACTTGGATGTCAAGCAATATTTTGCTGGCCTCTATGCACATCCTGATCCTGAAAAAGAACCATTCTCTGCTGGACGTCAGATGGGTGGGCACTTCTCCACCAGTACGGTCGATGATCAAGGAAACCTGATCGACCTTACTGCTCAACCCAATTCTTCAGCGGATATATCTCCTACATCCGGTCAGATGCCTCGTCTGCTGGGTCTCGGTCTGGCTTCCAAACTGTTCAGGGAGAATAAAGAACTGCACAGCTATACCGAGTTGACCGATAAGGGTTCTGAAGTGGCCTTCGGTACCATAGGTGATGCCAGTACCAGTGAGGGACTTTTCTGGGAGACCATGAATGCTGCAGGGGTGCTACAGGTTCCTATAGTGATGAGCGTTTGGGATGATGGGTATGGAATCTCTGTATCCCGTGAGCACCAGACCGTCAAAGACAGCATCAGTAAAGCACTTGCCGGATTCCAGCGCTCAGAGGATAGCCCCGGCTTCGAGATATTCACTGTCAAGGGATGGGATTATCCCGGGCTGATACGCACCTATGAGAAAGCGGTCAAACTGGCCCGCGAGGAGCATGTTCCCGTGCTGGTCCATGTCACAGAGGTGACCCAACCTCAAGGCCACTCTACTTCCGGCTCACATGAGCGCTACAAGTCTGCCGAGCGATTGCAGTGGGAAGATGACTTCGACTGCATCGAGAAATTCAAGCAATGGATACTCGATTTCCGCTATCAGGATAAGTCGATCGCAGATGAAGAGCGATTGAATGAGATACGTAAAGAAGCGAAGAAGAAAGTGCGTTCCATGCAGAAAGAAGCATGGGCCGAGTATACGGGAAGCATCATCTCTGAGAAAGAAGAACTCTTGGGTCTCTTGGCATCCCTAGGTGCTGAGTCCGCAAATCAAGAGGAGATAGAGAAGCTGAGGTCGACTTTACAATCAGACCCTGAACCCATCCGCAGAGATATTCATTCCACAGCGCGTCAAGCTGTACGTATGACTAGAGGAGAATCCAGTGCGGCCCGTCAAGACCTATTGGCCTGGTTGGATGAGCAACAGGAGAGATCGTACGATATGTACAGTTCTCATCTCTATTCGGAATCCGAGCACTCTGCATTGAATGTGTCGGAAGTACCACCCATATATTCCGATGGAGAACAAGTGGATGGGAGGATCATCCTCCGAGATAATTTCAAGTCCCGTTTCGAGGCCGATCCAAGGCTGGTCACCTTCGGAGAAGATACCGGCAAGATCGGTGGTGTGAATCAGAGCATGGAGGGCATGCAAGAGACCTTCGGCCCTCTGAGAGTGATGGATACCGGTATCCGGGAAGCGACCATCATCGGTCAAGGTATAGGAATGGCCATGCGAGGGCTGCGACCTTTGGCCGAGATACAATATCTGGACTATCTACTCTTCGCACTCCAGACCATGAGCGATGATCTGGCCACTTTGCGGTATCGCACCAAGGGTCAACAGATCGCTCCTCTGATCATTCGTACCAGAGGTCATCGATTAGAAGGCATCTGGCACAGCGGTTCGCCCATGGGAATGGTCATCCACTCCCTGCGAGGAGTCATCGTCTGCGTGCCGCGTAACATGACCCAAGCTGCCGGGATGTTCAATACCCTGCACGCATCTGATGATGCAGCTTTGATCATAGAGCCGCTGAATGCATATCGGACCAAGGAGCAGATGATGGATAACATCGGGGAGTTCACCATACCTATTGGAAGTGTAGAGGTAGTGAGAGAAGGGCAGGATATGACCGTACTCAGTTATGGAAGCACTTTCAATCTCTGCCGAGAGGCTGCGCAGCAGTTATCAGGAATGGGAATAGAAGTAGAACTGGTAGATGCCCGCACTCTGCTGCCTTTCGATATCGATCATCAGACAGTAGAGTCTCTCAAGAGAACGAATCGACTGCTAGTGGTAGATGAAGATGTGCCAGGAGGAGCAAGTGCATATCTCTTGCAGCAGGTCCTAGTTGAACAGAAGGGCTATTACCATTTGGACTCCGAGCCACAAACGCTCGCAGCACGTCCGCATCGACCGGCCTATTCGACAGATGGGGACTACTTCTCCAAACCCAGCGTAGACGATATTGTAGAGAAAGTCTACACGACCATGTCCGAAGCTGAGCCCGACCGATTTCCACCCTTGAGATGAACGAGACCCCATTCGCACTGAAGGGCAATCACATCATGTTGACATCATTGCTCAAAGCGAGCAACATCGGAGCTACTGGTGGACATGCCGGCTTGCTGATACTCGAAGGAGAAG
Proteins encoded in this region:
- a CDS encoding RNA-binding S4 domain-containing protein translates to MNETPFALKGNHIMLTSLLKASNIGATGGHAGLLILEGEVKVNGEVEHRKRRKLRVGDRVEVFDQMIIIV
- a CDS encoding transketolase, with protein sequence MSNMEILSQESEIKEYIEEILKDFELACISREASLLGRKEVLTGKAKFGIFGDGKELAQIALAKQFLPGDWRSGYYRDQTILMALGHLDVKQYFAGLYAHPDPEKEPFSAGRQMGGHFSTSTVDDQGNLIDLTAQPNSSADISPTSGQMPRLLGLGLASKLFRENKELHSYTELTDKGSEVAFGTIGDASTSEGLFWETMNAAGVLQVPIVMSVWDDGYGISVSREHQTVKDSISKALAGFQRSEDSPGFEIFTVKGWDYPGLIRTYEKAVKLAREEHVPVLVHVTEVTQPQGHSTSGSHERYKSAERLQWEDDFDCIEKFKQWILDFRYQDKSIADEERLNEIRKEAKKKVRSMQKEAWAEYTGSIISEKEELLGLLASLGAESANQEEIEKLRSTLQSDPEPIRRDIHSTARQAVRMTRGESSAARQDLLAWLDEQQERSYDMYSSHLYSESEHSALNVSEVPPIYSDGEQVDGRIILRDNFKSRFEADPRLVTFGEDTGKIGGVNQSMEGMQETFGPLRVMDTGIREATIIGQGIGMAMRGLRPLAEIQYLDYLLFALQTMSDDLATLRYRTKGQQIAPLIIRTRGHRLEGIWHSGSPMGMVIHSLRGVIVCVPRNMTQAAGMFNTLHASDDAALIIEPLNAYRTKEQMMDNIGEFTIPIGSVEVVREGQDMTVLSYGSTFNLCREAAQQLSGMGIEVELVDARTLLPFDIDHQTVESLKRTNRLLVVDEDVPGGASAYLLQQVLVEQKGYYHLDSEPQTLAARPHRPAYSTDGDYFSKPSVDDIVEKVYTTMSEAEPDRFPPLR
- a CDS encoding PspC domain-containing protein, coding for MKKTISINISGVIFNIEEDAYEKLKKYLDTISGYFTDSDGKDEIMADIEARIAELFQARLHEGKNVIGMQDVDEVMDVMGRPEEYLDEESASVNAGRDRSRQGKRRIYRDVDKNVFGGVCAGISHYFGWDPIWMRLIWALSVILFGFGFILYIILWIIIPAARTTAEKLEMMGEPITVENIKKKVTETFEGLKTKADGQGLDTDFQVGYAKEQVGRGGDFLVDILKRFFNFIGRVLGFIFLLAGLAIILFLSYAYLDGSLLQVDGQQWEWGLKELQTGLFTSNLHSYMFITGLILFVMVPLIALVLLGIRLLFRVQFSGKGVVPVMFTLWLIGLVTLAISGIGLGKEFANDEGVSEYHRVQLTGDTLYLDVNDDIVFSNAVRWRHGRFPNELMELRDDSVFCGFPELEIKQQLGKTYVELEVEKESHGYTSEAAFDRADRVHYGFVQRGDTLYFDPYFSFALEDKLRSQTCDMTLRIPEGQVIYIGSRLPRILEYARNKHDVDIEDMTDKSWIMTDEGLRSGTDTEEDDPDAEDEAESYTAQLPAQLKFVPSTPLFALDVKHGDTESRK